A stretch of Arachis hypogaea cultivar Tifrunner chromosome 15, arahy.Tifrunner.gnm2.J5K5, whole genome shotgun sequence DNA encodes these proteins:
- the LOC112748054 gene encoding protein tesmin/TSO1-like CXC 2: MVMGTPERNQINPSLSRVQDSPVFNFINGLSPIKPEKPDQIGQTFSSLSFPSPPRAFASPNLTSFKESKVLKRHNPFGKSRPGVSSEDGNKFQTSDEAIADSCHPYHNSRESQGNFHDGISAVDDSIALPGEHTDFSAEIPQALKYNNWGNPGYDPGHVDNSLDSIEVLNQELVRFDPKGQESEHCDNLISGDTDFFVFNSPNEAAAFKDIMQKPDSHLMSLIPESSIYNGLRDDSKAKIEEYHPEPLAVIDQMQDKHYVAITSNTKDKANVEFVSVMNGSKRRRCLDFETANVQRKNSDHNLKFDSLVHSNEKQLVAAKCNSSSQQCTMPAVGLDLNALAALKGGKKVISNDNWSCGIHVNLPSCTSLQIYNSHEYQDPLAMEVDLSDIGPQPIEDSSYASDFTVDEDVNQNSPQKKRHGDCKRCNCKKSKCLKLYIFVVYDFLLIRYCECFAARTYCTGNCSCKNCHNKLDHREEVLQARKQIESRNPLAFTPKVISEPEIGNDPNKTPAPSRHKRGCNCKKSLCQKKYCECFQAGIGCSMNCRCDACKNTFGRKDGVETQPEVEIEACDKEVVESSLQKIEIQNFDGVSSSLNFLSEEKIFGTLCSQPFEHSQAVSDQEMIDIFGERGRSG, from the exons ATGGTCATGGGCACGCCGGAGAGGAACCAGATCAACCCTTCCCTCTCTCGTGTCCAG GATTCCCCTGTATTCAATTTCATCAACGGTTTGTCGCCTATAAAGCCCGAGAAGCCTGATCAGATTGGTCAAACGTTTAGCTCGCTTAGCTTTCCATCCCCTCCGCGTGCTTTTGCTTCACCCAATCTCACCAGTTTCAAGGAATCAAAAGTGCTCAAGAG GCATAACCCTTTTGGGAAATCAAGGCCTGGGGTGTCATCTGAAGATGGTAATAAATTTCAGACAAGTGACGAGGCTATTGCAGATTCATGTCATCCATATCATAACTCGAGGGAATCTCAGGGAAATTTTCATGATGGAATATCTGCAGTTGATGATTCGATTGCTCTACCTGGTGAGCACACAGACTTCTCAGCTGAGATACCACAGgccttaaaatataataattgggGTAACCCTGGCTATGATCCTGGTCATGTGGATAACTCTCTTGATTCAATTGAAGTCCTTAATCAGGAGTTGGTTCGATTTGATCCGAAGGGGCAAGAATCAGAGCATTGTGATAATTTAATCTCTGGAGATACTGATTTCTTCGTTTTCAATTCCCCAAATGAAGCAGCGGCTTTTAAGGATATAATGCAGAAGCCAGATTCCCATCTTATGTCTCTGATACCGGAATCTTCCATATATAATGGTCTGAGAGATGATAGCAAAGCTAAAATAGAAGAATATCATCCTGAGCCCTTAGCAGTCATAGACCAAATGCAGGACAAACATTACGTTGCCATAACTAGCAATACAAAAGACAAAGCAAATGTTGAG TTTGTTTCTGTGATGAACGGTAGTAAGCGGAGGCGATGTCTAGACTTTGAGACGGCCAATGTGCAAAGGAAGAATTCagatcataatttaaaatttgattctctTGTACATTCTAATGAAAAGCAACTGGTTGCTGCAAAATGCAATAGTAGTTCACAGCAATGCACTATGCCTGCAGTTGGCTTAGATTTGAATGCACTTGCAGCTTTGAAGGGAGGCAAAAAAGTCATAAGTAATGACAATTGGTCTTGTGGAATTCATGTTAATCTTCCTAGTTGCACTTCCCTGCAAATCTATAACAGCCATGAATATCAGGATCCATTGGCAATGGAGGTGGATTTATCAGACATTGGGCCTCAGCCAATTGAGGATAGTTCCTATGCATCAGATTTCACTGTTGATGAAGATGTCAATCAAAATAGTCCCCAAAAGAAAAGACATGGAGACTGCAAGCGTTGTAATTGCAAAAAGTCAAAGTGTTTGAAACT ttatatttttgttgtttatGACTTTTTGTTGATAAGATATTGTGAGTGCTTTGCTGCTCGTACCTACTGCACTGGCAACTGCTCATGTAAGAATTGCCACAACAAACTTGATCATAGAGAGGAAGTCCTTCAAGCTCGCAAGCAGATTGAGTCGCGCAACCCTCTCGCTTTTACTCCTAAAGTCATCTCTGAACCTGAAATTGGG aatgacccaaataaaactcCAGCACCATCACGACACAAGAGAGGATGTAACTGCAAGAAATCACTCTGCCAAAAGAAATACTGTGAATGTTTTCAG GCTGGTATTGGATGTTCCATGAACTGTAGATGTGACGCGTGTAAGAACACGTTTGGTAGAAAGGATG GAGTAGAAACTCAACCAGAAGTAGAAATAGAAGCCTGTGATAAAGAAGTTGTTGAAAGTTCAttacagaaaattgaaattcagaACTTCGACGGGGTGTCTAG TTCATTGAATTTTCTGTCAGAAGAAAAGATATTTGGGACTCTTTGCTCTCAGCCATTTGAGCATTCTCAAGCTGTTTCAGACCAGGAAATGATAGATATTTTTGGAGAGAGAGGTAGAAGTGGATAG
- the LOC112749853 gene encoding protein NETWORKED 1A translates to MATLTHSESRRLYSWLWDSHISPKNSKWLQENLTDMDAKVKAIIKLLEVDADTFARRAEMYYKKRPEIMKLVEEFYRAYRALAERYDHATVELRHAHKTMAEAFPDEANYMLTDDPAGPDAELQNSGVPRPICASLEPDDLQKEAHGLSSIPEAQILRNALAKILSDKNAVSLQYQKSLEKLSQMERDLSKAQKDAGDLDERASKAEIEIKVLKEALAELEADKDAGLVQYNQCLQSIANLEAMLSLAKLQAERLDERAVKAESNAENLKHELSRVEAEKDAGLLQYKQCLEKISDLEAKITLAEENSRTINGQLEKAEHEVKELRKSLAELKEEKESLATLYQQCLEKISKLERGMLHAQKNSERLNIEILEGSEKLKSAEKHCDLLEKSNQLLQLEAEDLVQKIAAKDQELLDKHAEIERLQTLMHEEHSNFLQIESILQILQKLYSQSQQEQRNLALELKYGLQLLKDLEVSKQDYKEEMEGIAEVNRTLHGLNFSSSMSIKKQQTEISKLKAINEKLEKEFAINPEETNGLQQEAHQIKEDVLDLNSRYQALLEQLQTLGLNPVCFAESVKDLQGENSKLKELCQMERNEKEALREKSKDMDELLIENAFMEFSMYTLYNELDGLRATAKKFQESSEVLQEEKSILVAEKSTLLSQLQIIQESMKKQLEMNTLLEKSLSDVKIELEGTKAKSSHLEGLCKLLTDEKNNLLTERRVLISQLESVEAGLGNLEKRFTDLEEKYSDVEKDKENADSQIEELRASILVQNETHTIQKQSSDARLAKLENLVHVLQKEQRSGKIEFEEELDKAVNAQIEMFILQSSIEDLEQNNLALLIECEKHVEASKFSDKVISELESENLMQLMEVEFLLHEIRKFKMCIHQVCGALQIDLDFEHDKGNKQGEIPILHILGSIEGLKSSVVRSQEEKQQLLVENSVLKSSLCQHQSEGEKLESDKKTLNQELENMREQNTMLQTDKVELQEMNKQLSSEVANVEEKENTLKTKLAVLHVELVDSQRANQVLREENSKLVEEKRSLLKSVLDLKDTISAAEDENNVILHEILALSNLNLVYERSVSEKVTEKKELYECLGNVSSMNCDLKQELDKLRKRFELTEAENVYLNKSIERMDKELHEAKDTSFHLSHQIENSENLVKKKEAELLAMEKRLKASETLNTEFCRAIEELKMEQEESRMIKEDMDRKIVELSKNCMNHKKEIERLNETNKSFQSEMRLLHQEVEQHRVKEDILNSKLLDKTNEVEQWEAEATACFSDLQISSICEALLKSKLNEMAGVCKRLGDESAAKSSVIEQMLERIGLLENKVGGLQRQLSAYIPAISSLKDDFASLEHISLLWTNKAYAVGNREEQKDVDIVVETCLQEDTNEILRDQKSELIPVGVSDLLSMQRRIRAVEKAMMEEIVRRVKKENLTENVEARAPIQAAEYANMEVASYQGNGYRRVVMDHTHKRKGNRDLSTWRTKFENGSLMKDIPLDHNSDDLDSKYCKMELCGTNDQMLELLETAQLDCYGDSMVSEANRRSSAPTDEIVTCHQSENSERCENSSELEVEKELNIDNLMQLKTRRETTQDGERKILERLASDAQKLAILRMSVQDLKKKPVAKKRSKKLNEVEYETVKSHIEEVEEAVMQQVNMNDQLTKAIEEGTSMIERDTSAELENAGQVQRKRVTEQACRSSEQIGRLQFEVQNIQYLLLKMADENNQKARTRIGRPTVVLLRDFIHTGKKNSRRRRKVCLCGRPSSNED, encoded by the exons ATGGCAACCTTGACACATTCCGAGTCCAGGCGCTTATATTCTTGGTTGTGGGATAGCCACATTAGCCCAAAGAATTCAAAATGGCTTCAGGAAAACCTCACAG ACATGGATgcaaaagtcaaagcaattatcAAGCTACTTGAGGTGGATGCAGATACATTTGCAAGGCGGGCAGAAATGTACTATAAGAAGCGCCCAGAAATCATGAAATTAGTTGAGGAGTTCTACCGAGCATACCGTGCATTAGCAGAGAGATATGATCATGCAACGGTGGAGCTACGCCACGCCCACAAAACCATGGCAGAAGCATTTCCTGATGAAGCAAATTACATGTTAACTGATGATCCTGCAGGCCCTGATGCTGAACTGCAGAATTCAGGGGTGCCTCGTCCAATTTGTGCATCCTTGGAGCCTGATGATTTGCAGAAAGAAGCACATGGACTTTCTTCAATCCCTGAAGCTCAAATCTTAAGGAATGCCCTGGCCAAAATACTGTCTGATAAGAATGCTGTCTCCCTTCAGTACCAGAAGAGTTTGGAGAAGTTATCTCAAATGGAAAGAGATCTTAGCAAGGCACAAAAGGATGCTGGAGACCTTGACGAGCGAGCAAGTAAAgctgaaattgaaataaaagtatTGAAGGAAGCGCTAGCAGAGCTAGAAGCTGACAAGGATGCAGGACTAGTTCAGTACAACCAGTGTCTACAAAGTATAGCTAACCTGGAGGCTATGTTATCTCTGGCCAAGTTGCAAGCGGAGAGACTTGATGAGAGAGCTGTTAAGGCAGAAAGCAATGCTGAAAATCTCAAGCATGAACTTAGCAGAGTGGAAGCTGAGAAGGATGCTGGTCTTCTTCAATATAAGCAGTGTCTTGAAAAGATATCAGATTTGGAGGCAAAGATTACCCTTGCTGAGGAGAATTCCAGGACGATAAACGGGCAACTTGAAAAGGCAGAACATGAAGTTAAAGAACTGAGGAAAAGTCTTGCTGaactgaaagaagagaaagaatctCTAGCCACCCTTTACCAGCAATGCTTGGAGAAAATATCTAAACTGGAGAGGGGAATGTTGCATGCCCAAAAAAATTCTGAACGACTAAATATAGAGATCTTGGAAGGGTCTGAAAAGCTTAAGAGTGCTGAAAAGCATTGTGATCTGTTGGAGAAATCAAACCAATTGCTTCAGTTAGAGGCTGAAGATCTAGTTCAGAAGATAGCTGCAAAAGATCAAGAGCTATTAGACAAGCATGCTGAGATAGAGAGGCTGCAGACTCTGATGCATGAAGAGCATTCTAACTTCCTTCAAATTGAATCCATTCTACAGATTCTGCAGAAGTTATACTCTCAATCACAACAGGAGCAGAGGAATCTTGCTTTGGAGCTTAAATATGGGCTTCAGCTGTTGAAGGACTTAGAGGTTTCCAAACAAGATTATAAGGAAGAAATGGAAGGCATTGCAGAAGTAAACAGAACTCTGCATGGACTTAACTTCTCTTCCTCGATGTCAATAAAAAAACAACAAACGGAAATCTCTAAATTGAAGGCAATCAATGAGAAACTTGAAAAAGAGTTTGCTATCAATCCTGAGGAAACCAATGGCCTacagcaggaagctcatcaaataaAGGAAGATGTTCTGGACCTTAATAGTAGATATCAGGCATTGCTGGAACAACTACAGACTTTAGGTTTGAATCCTGTATGTTTTGCAGAATCAGTGAAGGATTTACAAGGAGAGAACTCGAAGCTCAAGGAGCTCTGCCAAATGGAACGCAATGAAAAGGAAGCTCTTCGTGAAAAGTCAAAGGATATGGATGAACTTTTGATAGAAAATGCCTTTATGGAATTTTCCATGTATACATTGTATAATGAGTTAGATGGATTAAGAGCAACAGCAAAGAAATTTCAAGAGTCCAGTGAAGTTCTACAGGAAGAGAAGTCCATTCTTGTTGCTGAGAAATCAACTTTGCTTTCACAGTTGCAAATTATCCAGGAAAGTATGAAGAAGCAACTGGAGATGAATACCTTGTTGGAGAAGTCTCTTTCAGACGTAAAGATTGAACTTGAAGGTACAAAGGCTAAATCAAGTCACTTGGAAGGATTGTGCAAGTTGCTAACTGATGAAAAGAACAATCTTCTAACTGAAAGAAGGGTTCTAATATCTCAGTTGGAGAGTGTTGAAGCAGGACTAGGTAACCTGGAAAAGAGGTTCACAGATTTGGAAGAGAAGTATTCTGATGTGGAGAAGGACAAAGAAAATGCTGACAGTCAAATAGAAGAACTCCGTGCTTCAATTTTGGTGCAAAACGAAACACACACTATTCAGAAACAATCAAGTGATGCTCGCCTAGCAAAATTGGAGAATCTTGTTCATGTACTACAGAAAGAGCAGCGGTCGGGGAAGATAGAATTCGAAGAAGAACTTGACAAAGCTGTTAATGCTCAGATCGAGATGTTCATCTTGCAAAGTTCTATAGAAGATTTGGAGCAGAACAACTTGGCCTTATTAATTGAATGTGAAAAGCATGTTGAGGCATCTAAATTTTCTGATAAAGTCATCTCAGAGTTGGAGAGTGAAAATCTCATGCAACTGATGGAGGTAGAGTTCTTGTTACATGAAATTAGAAAGTTCAAAATGTGTATTCATCAAGTTTGTGGGGCTCTTCAGATTGATCTAGATTTTGAGCATGATAAAGGTAACAAGCAAGGGGAAATACCAATATTGCATATTTTGGGCAGCATTGAGGGCTTGAAAAGTTCTGTTGTGAGAAGCCAAGAGGAGAAGCAGCAGCTGCTTGTTGAGAATTCTGTCCTCAAATCTTCACTTTGTCAACATCAGTCTGAGGGAGAAAAATTGGAGTCAGACAAAAAGACACTGAATCAAGAGCTTGAGAACATGAGAGAACAGAATACTATGCTGCAGACAGACAAGGTTGAACTTCAGGAGATGAACAAGCAACTAAGTTCTGAAGTAGCCAatgtagaagaaaaagagaatacaTTGAAGACAAAATTGGCAGTTCTGCATGTGGAGTTGGTAGATTCACAGAGAGCAAATCAAGTGCTTCGGGAAGAAAATAGTAAGTTGGTTGAAGAGAAAAGGTCATTGCTTAAGAGTGTTTTGGACCTTAAAGATACAATTTCTGCTGCTGAAGATGAGAATAATGTAATTCTTCACGAGATACTAGCTCTAAGCAACCTGAATTTGGTCTATGAGAGGTCTGTCTCTGAGAAAGTCACCGAAAAGAAAGAACTTTATGAATGCCTCGGCAATGTTAGCAGTATGAATTGTGATCTTAAGCAGGAGCTTGACAAGTTGAGGAAAAGGTTCGAGTTGACAGAAGCAGAGAATGTTTATCTAAATAAGTCAATTGAGAGAATGGACAAAGAGTTGCATGAAGCCAAAGACACAAGTTTCCATTTAAGTCATCAAATTGAAAACTCAGAAAATCTGGTTAAGAAGAAAGAAGCCGAACTGTTAGCAATGGAGAAAAGGCTAAAGGCATCAGAGACATTGAACACCGAGTTCTGCAGAGCTATTGAGGAGCTGAAGATGGAACAAGAAGAATCAAGAATGATCAAAGAAGATATGGACAGAAAGATTGTTGAACTTTCAAAAAATTGCATGAATCACAAAAAAGAAATTGAACGCCTTAATGAAACAAATAAAAGCTTTCAGTCTGAGATGAGATTACTACATCAGGAAGTTGAACAGCACAGGGTGAAGGAAGACATACTGAATTCAAAGTTGCTGGATAAAACAAATGAAGTTGAACAATGGGAGGCTGAGGCTACGGCATGCTTTTCTGATCTTCAGATTTCATCCATTTGTGAAGCACTGTTGAAAAGTAAGCTCAATGAGATGGCTGGAGTTTGCAAGAGACTTGGTGATGAAAGTGCCGCAAAAAGCTCGGTCATCGAACAGATGTTAGAAAGAATTGGATTGCTAGAGAATAAAGTTGGAGGACTCCAGAGACAGTTATCTGCATATATTCCAGCTATAAGCTCTTTAAAAGATGATTTTGCATCTCTGGAACACATTTCCCTTCTCTGGACCAATAAAGCTTATGCTGTAGGCAATAGAGAAGAACAGAAG GATGTAGATATAGTAGTTGAGACTTGTCTCCAAGAAGATACCAATGAAATTTTAAGAGATCAAAAAAGTGAATTGATACCAGTTGGGGTTTCAGATTTGCTTAGCATGCAGAGGAGGATTAGAGCGGTTGAAAAGGCAATGATGGAAGAAATTGTAAGACGTGTCAAGAAGGAAAATTTAACTGAAAATGTTGAAGCAAGAGCTCCAATACAAGCGGCTGAATATGCAAATATGGAAGTTGCTTCATACCAAGGAAATGGCTACAGAAGAGTGGTGATGGATCATACACATAAGCGCAAGGGCAATCGTGACCTTAGCACATGGAGAACAAAGTTTGAAAATGGATCACTGATGAAAGACATTCCACTTGATCACAACTCAGATGATCTAGACTCCAAGTACTGCAAGATGGAGCTTTGTGGAACCAATGATCAGATGCTTGAGTTACTCGAAACTGCTCAACTGGACTGCTATGGTGATTCAATGGTTAGTGAAGCGAATAGACGGAGTTCTGCTCCAACAGATGAAATTGTGACATGCCATCAGTCAGAAAATTCTGAAAGGTGTGAAAACTCATCAGAATTGGAGGTTGAAAAGGAATTGAATATTGACAATCTCATGCAACTGAAAACTAGAAGAGAGACAACTCAGGATGGTGAGAGAAAGATCTTGGAGAGGCTGGCCTCAGATGCTCAGAAGTTGGCCATTCTCCGAATGAGTGTGCAAGATTTGAAGAAGAAACCAGTGGCAAAGAAGAGGAGCAAGAAGCTAAATGAAGTTGAATATGAAACAGTTAAAAGCCACATAGAAGAAGTTGAGGAAGCTGTCATGCAACAAGTAAACATGAATGACCAACTGACAAAGGCTATTGAAGAGGGCACCTCAATGATAGAAAGAGATACATCGGCGGAGCTGGAAAACGCCGGACAAGTCCAAAGAAAGCGAGTAACGGAGCAGGCTTGCAGAAGTTCTGAACAAATAGGAAGGTTGCAGTTTGAGGTTCAGAACATACAATATCTTCTGCTGAAAATGGCTGATGAGAACAACCAAAAAGCGAGAACAAGAATCGGTCGGCCAACAGTAGTCTTGCTGAGGGACTTCATTCACACTGGGAAGAAAAACAGCAGAAGGCGCAGAAAAGTGTGTCTTTGTGGTAGGCCTTCAAGTAATGAGGACTAA